The proteins below are encoded in one region of Syntrophotalea carbinolica DSM 2380:
- a CDS encoding vWA domain-containing protein yields MPDFELQYPLALLLLLLAPLFLLLRRRTRRKLPFPAILPEMAQLRPGFWKRNYNGILFGLVYLCLVMSLVNPGYSKETVEEFIESKWLFLALDLSGSMKRPVSRFSSQTLGDLALDGIESFIDMRRHEDYIGLVAFSSYAKLLAPLTFDKDLLKAKLALVRSKNHSRIYRELGAGGGTNASEAVWLSLSAFFSMLPEDNRLSVEQIAGMREFLLGEPGALLDIPQKIRNAGLGTGMAVILFTDGRIEPTLRAHVRRGGLPNLVNIITLMKAVGVRFYIISVGGEVDAAVQKAMEPTAGEPSVGRIFVTSRGLDRQQIEAVYREIDILESNRNLTRVTLQPRWMRPSLALLGFGLMVLHLLLRSLPALRKL; encoded by the coding sequence ATGCCTGATTTCGAACTGCAATATCCCCTGGCCCTGCTGTTGCTGCTTTTGGCGCCGCTGTTTCTGCTGCTGCGACGACGCACCCGACGCAAGCTGCCATTTCCGGCCATCCTTCCGGAAATGGCGCAACTGCGGCCCGGATTCTGGAAACGCAACTATAACGGGATTCTTTTCGGCCTCGTCTACCTGTGCCTGGTTATGAGTCTGGTCAACCCCGGCTACTCGAAAGAAACGGTGGAAGAATTCATTGAATCGAAATGGCTGTTTCTGGCCCTCGACCTGTCCGGATCCATGAAACGACCGGTCAGCCGGTTTTCCAGTCAAACCCTTGGCGACCTGGCTCTGGACGGCATTGAATCCTTTATCGACATGCGCCGCCATGAAGACTACATCGGCCTGGTGGCTTTTTCCAGCTATGCAAAACTGCTGGCGCCGCTGACGTTTGACAAGGATTTGCTCAAAGCCAAGCTTGCGTTGGTCCGAAGCAAAAACCACTCACGCATCTATCGGGAACTGGGAGCCGGCGGCGGCACCAATGCCTCCGAAGCGGTTTGGCTTTCCCTGTCCGCTTTTTTTTCCATGCTGCCGGAGGACAACCGACTGAGCGTCGAGCAGATTGCCGGCATGCGCGAATTTCTTCTCGGCGAACCGGGTGCGTTGCTCGACATTCCCCAGAAAATCCGCAACGCCGGGCTGGGTACGGGGATGGCCGTCATCCTGTTCACCGACGGCCGTATCGAGCCGACCCTGCGCGCCCATGTACGGCGCGGCGGTTTGCCTAACCTGGTCAACATCATCACCCTGATGAAAGCTGTGGGGGTCCGGTTTTATATTATTTCGGTCGGCGGCGAGGTCGACGCAGCGGTGCAAAAAGCCATGGAACCAACAGCCGGCGAACCGTCGGTGGGGCGTATCTTTGTTACGTCCCGGGGTTTGGATCGCCAGCAGATCGAAGCGGTCTACCGGGAAATCGACATCCTGGAAAGCAACCGGAACCTGACCCGTGTCACCCTTCAACCCCGCTGGATGC